Genomic DNA from Dehalogenimonas lykanthroporepellens BL-DC-9:
TTCCCCGGACGGCTTGAATCGGGCCAGCAGTCCGCTGACGATGACCAGGCGGGCCGGAGCCAGGAACGGTACGGTGTTGAGCGCCAGTCGCAGGTCGTTAGGGTTCAGCCTGTCCCCGTCCAGGACGCTGGTGGCGGTCTCCAGCATTTGAGGGTCACCCAATCCGGCTTTGATTTCAGCCAGCCTGGCTTTCAGGGAAAAATCGTCAGGGCCGGCAAGTATATAACGCAAGTCTGTACCTCGAGTGTTGGTCGGACTGATTTTACCACAGCCGGCCTTAAGATTGTCGTATCCGGGATTATCGGCTAGAATTATTACAAAATGTTGTTGGATAGCGTATGACAGGACAACTCAGAGGTATCAGCCCGGCCCGGGTCAGGCGATTGGCGGAAGCGTATTACTCTACCTGGGATTATTACTGTTCCGAAGCTATTGTCAAAACCATCGGGGATGAGTTTCAGTCCGGTTGGCCGCCGGAGATTGTGGCCGCCGCCTCCGGTTTTCCGGTCGGTTTCGGCGGCGCCGGCTGTACCTGCGGGGCGCTGTCCGGCGGGGTGCTGGCTATCGGTATGTTCTTCGGCCGCACCGAACCCCGCGACCCTCGGTCGGAGACCGCTCTGGAACTGTCCCGGAAACTGCATGAATTCTTTATCGCGCAACGCCGTTCAACCTGTTGTCGTAAGTTGACACGGGATATGGTAATGGGTTCACCGGAGCATATGTCTCAGTGTATCGCCATCACCGGTGAAATAGCTGAGCAGACAGCGCGGTTGATTGCCGTCGAACTCGGTTTGACTCTTCTGGAAGACGACCTGGTTACGGAACAGGTCGGCATCACGGCGTAGCGCTCAGCCGGCTAACAGTTGCCGTAAGGTGTCTTCGACTTCAGCCGGGGCGACGGCGATAATCTGATCCCCTTTACGGAAGGTGGTATCGCCTCTGGGGACGAAGGGTTTTTCGTCCGGGCGAATAACCAGGCTCAGTACCGCCTTGTCCGGCAGTTCGATATCGTTCAGTGTCTTACCGACGGCTTCCCCGCTGTCGGCGCGAATTTCCAGTATTTCCAGTTCCCGCTGGTCACCGGTGATGCAGAAAAGATGGGTCAACGGGTGAGAGGGAACTTCGTGCTCGATGTGTTCCAGGATGATATTGGTGGAGTTGACCGTCACGTCCACCCCCAGTTTTTTGAAGATGACTTCGTTGCGGGGGTCGCGGACACGGGCGATGGTGCGGGGCACATTAAAGCGGTATTTACCCACCTGACAGGCGACCAGGTTGTCCTCATCGCCGCCGGTAACGGCAATCAGCATGTCCGCCCGGCCGGTACCGGCCTGAGCCTGGATGGCTGTTTCACAGGCGTCCCCGCGAAGGCAGATACTGCCCAGTTCCTTGTTGATTTCATCGCACACTACGGCATTGCGTTCGATTACCAGAATCTCGTGACCTTCGCCCAGCAGGGCTTTGGTCAGGGAATAACCGAGGCGGCCGCCGCCGACAATAATGATATACATTTAGCTCTCCAGCTTTTCCTTCAAAAGTTCCGCGAATATGGTGGTCGGGCTGAGCGCTTCCAGTCCCAGTATGGTATAGAGGTCCCGGCGCAGTGGGTCGTAGATGCGGCACAGCACCTTAGGG
This window encodes:
- a CDS encoding C_GCAxxG_C_C family protein (KEGG: mbn:Mboo_0865 C_GCAxxG_C_C family protein~TIGRFAM: C_GCAxxG_C_C family protein~PFAM: C_GCAxxG_C_C family protein) codes for the protein MTGQLRGISPARVRRLAEAYYSTWDYYCSEAIVKTIGDEFQSGWPPEIVAAASGFPVGFGGAGCTCGALSGGVLAIGMFFGRTEPRDPRSETALELSRKLHEFFIAQRRSTCCRKLTRDMVMGSPEHMSQCIAITGEIAEQTARLIAVELGLTLLEDDLVTEQVGITA
- a CDS encoding TrkA-N domain protein (PFAM: TrkA-N domain protein; TrkA-C domain protein~KEGG: det:DET0026 potassium uptake protein, putative); this translates as MYIIIVGGGRLGYSLTKALLGEGHEILVIERNAVVCDEINKELGSICLRGDACETAIQAQAGTGRADMLIAVTGGDEDNLVACQVGKYRFNVPRTIARVRDPRNEVIFKKLGVDVTVNSTNIILEHIEHEVPSHPLTHLFCITGDQRELEILEIRADSGEAVGKTLNDIELPDKAVLSLVIRPDEKPFVPRGDTTFRKGDQIIAVAPAEVEDTLRQLLAG